From a region of the Neodiprion fabricii isolate iyNeoFabr1 chromosome 7, iyNeoFabr1.1, whole genome shotgun sequence genome:
- the LOC124186083 gene encoding small VCP/p97-interacting protein gives MGICTSCCKQSSSYEDLTPDPEVRRRQQVEAAEKRIVEHESRGIGNVDAVKRQQQRAAEVAKRQAEAGSVDQQTGLKWQVN, from the exons ATGGGTATTTGCACATCTTGCTGTAAACAATCTTCGTCGTACGAAGATCTGACACCCGATCcg GAGGTGCGCCGTCGCCAGCAGGTTGAGGCTGCCGAGAAGCGAATAGTTGAACATGAGTCACGAGGCATAGGCAACGTCGACGCCGTTAAGAGACAGCAGCAGAGAGCTGCAGAAGTGGCCAAACGCCAGGCTGAAGCTGGTAGTGTTGATCAACAGACTGGACTCAAA TGGCAAGTGAACTGA
- the LOC124186082 gene encoding ATP synthase subunit b, mitochondrial, producing the protein MLRSEVNRRKPNEKNGSTGFFNQLSRRTVNRSADKMLSRLALRNAQALPAIAHGAQALSSSSEASNRPVRAEFGGKVRLGFIPDEWFTYFYPKTGVTGPYAFGLGLTTYLVSKEIYVMEHEYYTGLSILLMCIYGVKKFGPVVAAYADKLIDEQITELNESKNSEIEYYESSIKDEKHSQWQAEGQTLLMEAKKQNIAMQLEAAYRERLAHVYSEVKKRLDYQVQIQAIERRISQKHMSEWIISNVLKSITPEQEKATLQQCIVDLQGLAART; encoded by the exons ATGCTGAGAAGTGAAGTGAATCGCAGAAAGCCTAatgaaaa gaACGGTTCCACTGGGTTCTTCAACCAACTCTCACGTCGCACGGTGAACCGCAGTGCAGACAAGATGCTGTCGAGGTTGGCTCTTCGTAATG CTCAAGCTTTGCCCGCCATTGCTCATGGCGCGCAGGCTCTATCTTCATCTTCCGAAGCCAGCAATCGTCCGGTCAGAGCAGAGTTCGGCGGAAAGGTTCGCCTAGGATTTATTCCTGATGAATGGTTCACCTACTTTTATCCCAAGACCGGTGTTACGG GACCGTATGCATTTGGCCTTGGTTTGACAACCTATTTGGTCTCTAAAGAGATTTACGTGATGGAACATGAATATTATACCGGTCTATCCATTCTGTTGATGTGCATCTATGGGGTTAAGAAGTTTGGTCCAGTTGTTGCTGCTTATGCCGACAAGTTGATTGATGAGCAAATTACAGAGTTAAATGAATCGAAGAACAGCGAGATTGAATACTATGAATCATCAATCAAAGATGAAAAGCACTCTCAATGGCAAGCTGAAGGCCAGACTCTTCTAATGGAAGccaagaaacaaaatataGCCATGCAACTCGAAGCAGCTTACAGAGAACGCTTGGCCCACGTATATTCCGAG gTCAAGAAGCGTTTGGACTACCAGGTACAGATTCAAGCAATCGAGCGTAGAATAAGCCAGAAACATATGAGTGAATGGATAATCTCAAACGTGTTGAAGTCCATCACACCGGAACAAGAAAAAGCTACACTCCAGCAATGTATCGTCGATCTTCAAGGTTTGGCTGCAAGAACTTGA